In the genome of Syngnathoides biaculeatus isolate LvHL_M chromosome 14, ASM1980259v1, whole genome shotgun sequence, one region contains:
- the stx19 gene encoding syntaxin-19 isoform X2 gives MRDRLKELLERTLEFSEGGSLSSNLHSEEDDDTNNSVTVGVIIPEAILFEQEPVIDNFLLEVQQIRNDIITLEIEQKILVAAMRRFSIMKKESSITKDIKLQAESLQRRLDKLSKQVQKAEEQHGPTAVATRIQRCQQTDIYCKFQQVMRQYNEGLLTKQEHCKHFIIRQLEVSGRDVTEAEVNEMVATGKWEVFNENLLNDVRITHSQLSEIEQRHKELLSLESNMNELRDLFMDVFMLVEEQGTQIEHIQTNVERTQDYVAASNEKFKLAARYKKKNPLRQICCCCCPPWKCCF, from the exons ATGAGAGACCGCTTAAAAGAGCTACTGGAGAGGACTCTGGAGTTTTCTGAAGGAGGCAGTTTGAGTTCTAACCTCCATTCTGAGGAGGACGACGATACGAACAATTCTGTGACTGTCGGGGTCATAATCCCAGAGGCTATACTGTTTGAGCAGGAGCCAGTCATTGACAATTTCCTGTTGGAGGTTCAACAAATCCGAAATGATATCATCACGCTGGAGATCGAG CAGAAGATATTGGTGGCAGCCATGCGACGTTTTAGTATAATGAAAAAAGAGAGCAGCATTACAAAGGACATCAAGCTCCAAGCTGAGAGCCTCCAACGGCGTCTGGACAAGCTTTCGAAACAAGTGCAAAAAGCTGAAGAGCAGCATGGTCCTACTGCCGTTGCAACAAGAATACAACGCTGCCAGCAGACcgacatttattgtaaattccAGCAG GTAATGCGGCAGTATAATGAAGGACTGTTGACCAAGCAGGAGCACTGTAAGCATTTCATTATCCGGCAGCTGGAAGTCTCAGGAAGGGATGTGACGGAAGCGGAGGTGAACGAGATGGTTGCCACAGGAAAGTGGGAAGTCTTCAATGAGAATCTGTTAAACGACGTCAGAATCACTCATTCCCAACTGTCTGAGATTGAACAGCGGCATAAG GAGCTGTTGAGCCTCGAAAGCAACATGAATGAGCTGAGGGACCTCTTCATGGACGTTTTCATGCTCGTGGAAGAACAAGGGACCCAAATTGAGCATATACAGACAAATGTAGAGAGGACCCAGGATTATGTGGCAGCTTCTAATGAGAAGTTCAAGTTGGCCGccaggtacaaaaaaaagaaccctcTTCGTCAgatctgctgctgttgctgcccTCCCTGGAAATGCTGTTTTTGA
- the stx19 gene encoding syntaxin-19 isoform X1, which translates to MRDRLKELLERTLEFSEGGSLSSNLHSEEDDDTNNSVTVGVIIPEAILFEQEPVIDNFLLEVQQIRNDIITLEIEVLKFNQQQKILVAAMRRFSIMKKESSITKDIKLQAESLQRRLDKLSKQVQKAEEQHGPTAVATRIQRCQQTDIYCKFQQVMRQYNEGLLTKQEHCKHFIIRQLEVSGRDVTEAEVNEMVATGKWEVFNENLLNDVRITHSQLSEIEQRHKELLSLESNMNELRDLFMDVFMLVEEQGTQIEHIQTNVERTQDYVAASNEKFKLAARYKKKNPLRQICCCCCPPWKCCF; encoded by the exons ATGAGAGACCGCTTAAAAGAGCTACTGGAGAGGACTCTGGAGTTTTCTGAAGGAGGCAGTTTGAGTTCTAACCTCCATTCTGAGGAGGACGACGATACGAACAATTCTGTGACTGTCGGGGTCATAATCCCAGAGGCTATACTGTTTGAGCAGGAGCCAGTCATTGACAATTTCCTGTTGGAGGTTCAACAAATCCGAAATGATATCATCACGCTGGAGATCGAG GTCCTAAAATTCAACCAACAGCAGAAGATATTGGTGGCAGCCATGCGACGTTTTAGTATAATGAAAAAAGAGAGCAGCATTACAAAGGACATCAAGCTCCAAGCTGAGAGCCTCCAACGGCGTCTGGACAAGCTTTCGAAACAAGTGCAAAAAGCTGAAGAGCAGCATGGTCCTACTGCCGTTGCAACAAGAATACAACGCTGCCAGCAGACcgacatttattgtaaattccAGCAG GTAATGCGGCAGTATAATGAAGGACTGTTGACCAAGCAGGAGCACTGTAAGCATTTCATTATCCGGCAGCTGGAAGTCTCAGGAAGGGATGTGACGGAAGCGGAGGTGAACGAGATGGTTGCCACAGGAAAGTGGGAAGTCTTCAATGAGAATCTGTTAAACGACGTCAGAATCACTCATTCCCAACTGTCTGAGATTGAACAGCGGCATAAG GAGCTGTTGAGCCTCGAAAGCAACATGAATGAGCTGAGGGACCTCTTCATGGACGTTTTCATGCTCGTGGAAGAACAAGGGACCCAAATTGAGCATATACAGACAAATGTAGAGAGGACCCAGGATTATGTGGCAGCTTCTAATGAGAAGTTCAAGTTGGCCGccaggtacaaaaaaaagaaccctcTTCGTCAgatctgctgctgttgctgcccTCCCTGGAAATGCTGTTTTTGA